One genomic segment of Pseudorca crassidens isolate mPseCra1 chromosome X, mPseCra1.hap1, whole genome shotgun sequence includes these proteins:
- the ARMCX5 gene encoding armadillo repeat-containing X-linked protein 5: MEAKTKTRVVAETKADPPTEPGIVSQTKSKAMPMSRVSAVTKYEVKAGAGSEVNIRSFAKADGKDNIGSRSQRRREASIKLRVGDRAGIVIESSDEAEENVCSWFWTGEEPSVGSWFWPEEETPFQVYKPPRKIQEKPKPKPKPELTIKQKAAAWSRARFCVLVPVEGGERSLPPEGNWTLVETLIETPLGIRPLTKIPPYNGPYFQTLAELKKQVKYREKYGPNPKACRCKSHVFSLEPKEFDKLVALLKLTRDPFIHEIATMIMGISPAYPFTQDIIHDVGITVMIENLVNNPNVKEHPRTLNMVDDNSESSGEPKTGESYVNQVCKDIISFPLNSPEQLAGLKLLVQLSVKFEDHHMIVNYIPDILTLLNKGSGKTKFYVLKVFSRLSKNQANTRELISAKVLSSLVAPFNKNESKANILNTIEIFENINFQFKKKVKLFTKEEFTKSELISIFQEAKQFGQKLQDLAEHSDPEVRDKVIRLILKL, encoded by the coding sequence ATGGAAGCTAAAACTAAGACTAGAGTTGTGGCTGAGACTAAGGCAGACCCCCCTACAGAACCTGGTATAGTGTCCCAAACCAAGTCAAAGGCCATGCCTATGTCCAGGGTCAGTGCTGTGACCAAGTATGAAGTCAAGGCTGGTGCTGGAAGTGAAGTCAATATCAGGTCCTTTGCTAAGGCTGATGGTAAAGACAATATTGGGTCCAGGtcccagagaaggagagaggccaGCATCAAGTTGAGGGTGGGGGACAGAGCTGGTATTGTAATTGAGTCCAGTGATGAGGCTGAAGAAAATGTCTGCTCTTGGTTTTGGACTGGAGAAGAGCCTAGTGTAGGATCCTGGTTCTGGCCTGAAGAAGAGACCCCTTTTCAAGTGTATAAGCCTCCACGTAAGATCCAGGAAAAGCCCAAGCCCAAGCCCAAACCCGAACTTACTATAAAGCAAAAAGCGGCAGCATGGTCAAGGGCCAGGTTTTGTGTCCTAGTCccagtggagggaggggagcgATCCTTGCCTCCAGAAGGGAACTGGACTCTGGTTGAGACCTTGATTGAAACTCCTCTGGGGATTCGGCCTCTGACCAAGATCCCACCCTATAATGGGCCTTACTTCCAGACCTTAGCTGAGCTCAAAAAACAGGTTAAGTATAGGGAAAAGTATGGGCCCAATCCAAAAGCCTGCCGCTGCAAATCACATGTTTTTAGTTTAGAGCCTAAAGAGTTTGATAAACTCGTTGCCCTACTTAAGTTAACTAGGGATCCTTTCATTCATGAAATAGCTACAATGATAATGGGTATCAGTCCTGCTTATCCATTTACCCAAGATATAATTCATGATGTAGGTATTACTGTTATGATTGAAAACTTGGTCAATAATCCCAATGTTAAAGAACACCCTAGAACTTTAAATATGGTGGATGACAACTCTGAGTCTTCTGGAGAACCAAAAACAGGAGAGTCATATGTAAACCAAGTTTGTAAGGACATAATCTCTTTTCCTTTGAACTCCCCTGAGCAACTGGCTGGACTAAAATTATTAGTGCAGCTGAGTGTAAAATTTGAGGACCACCATATGATTGTCAATTACATTCCAGATATCCTCACCTTGTTAAACAAGGGAAGTGGCAAAACcaagttttatgttttaaaagtgttttcGCGCTTGTCTAAAAATCAAGCCAATACAAGAGAACTGATCAGTGCCAAAGTACTGTCATCACTGGTTGCGCCGTTTAACAAAAATGAGTCAAAGGCCAATATTCTTAATACCATTGAAATATTTGAGAATATAAATTTCCAATTCAAAAAGAAGGTGAAGCTATTTACCAAGGAAGAGTTCACTAAATCTGAACTTATTTCCATATTCCAGGAAGCAAAACAGTTTGGTCAGAAACTACAAGACTTAGCAGAGCACAGTGATCCTGAGGTGAGAGATAAAGTTATACGATTAATACTCAAACTCTGA